The genomic DNA ATACAAAGGCATTTCACGACAATGCCATCGACGTCGATATCCTGGGTGATCTGACGGAGCGCGATCTGGGCGATCTGGGCATTCCGCTGGGAGATCGCAAGCGGATCATGCGCGCTATTGGCACGCCACCGGCAACACAGCCGCCCGAGCAGGCCGAGCGCAGACACCTGACGGTGATGTTTGTCGATCTTGTCGGGTCGACACGCATCGCCAGTGAGGTGGACCCTGAAGAGGTGCGCGATCTGATCCGCGCCTTCCAGAACGCCGTTGCCGGTGAGGTGCTGCGGTTCGAAGGCTACGTGGCCAAGTTCATGGGCGACGGCGTGTTGTGCTATTTCGGCTTTCCCTCGGCAGGGGAGGACGACGCAGAACGCGCGGTGCGGGCAGGGCGCGCGATTGTCAAAGCAACCTCACAGATCGGCACAGCGTCGGGCGCCCCGGCGTTGGTGCGCATCGGCATTGCGACCGGCGTCGTCGTCGTGGGCGAAATGGTCGGAGACGCCGAAGCCCGCGAACGCGATGTCGTCGGGCAGACCCCCAACCTTGCCGCGCGCCTTCAATCGATCGCCGAGCCGGGCCAGATCGTTGTTGCGGACGAAACCCGACAGCTCGTCCAGCACGTGTTCGAGTTGGGCGAAGTGGCATTGCCCGACCTGAAGGGCATAGCGCCCGGTTTGCGCGCATTCGAAGTCGTGGGGAATATCGAAGCAAAAGCGCCGTTCGGCGACAATGTGACCGCACGCAAGGCTCCGATCTTTGGCAGGGACGACGAGCTCGGGCATCTGCGAAGGCAGTGGGACGCCGCAGGGCAGGGAGATGCAAAAGCCCTTTTGCTGACCGGCGAACCCGGTATCGGCAAATCACGCTTGGTGCATGCCCTGTATGATCACGTCGGCGAAACGGGGCACGCGCGCGTCGCTCTGTTTTGCTCACCGCATCACAGGCAGACAGCGCTTTATCCGATAATCTCCCGGATTGAAAAAGATGCGGGGCTCACGCCTGAACTTCCCGATACCCTTGCCTTTGAAAAGCTCAAGGCCCTGCTTCCGGGGACATTCGAAAAGAGCGCCAACAACGGACGCATTTTTGCAAATCTTCTAGGGCGCGATTTTGACGCGCACTTGGGTCCTTTGGAAATTGCACCACAGCAAATGCGCAAAAGAACGATTGAATTGCTCAGCGATTATCTAATGCGACGCGCCCGCGATGCGCCGGGTCTGGTCGTGGTCGATGACATCCAGTGGATCGATGAAACCACGTTCGAGGTTCTGAAAGCGTGTATTTCATCGCCCGCGTCGCACAAGATGCTGTTTCTTTTTTCCGGCAGGTCCGGCGTGAGGCCGGTCATTTTCGATGACTTGATCAGCGAGCACATCGCGCTTGCGCGACTGGATGGTGGTTGCGCACGTGATATCATTTGTACGCTCGCCCGCGGGAAATCGGTTCCGGAGCAATTGATAGAAGAGATACTGCGCAAGACCGATGGCGTGCCCCTGTTTGTTCAGGAACTGACAAAAATGATCCTGGATTCAGATGCCGTTCTCGAGAGCGATAGCGCGTTCAGGCTGACCGCTCCGATCGGGAGCTTGTCGATACCATCGAGCCTGCACGATTCGCTTATGGCGCGACTGGATCGTCTGAAACACGCCAAGAAGACGGCCCAGATTGCCGCCTGCATCGGACGGGTCTTTGATTTTGACACCTTGTCGGACTTGGCGCCGTTAGAGCGGTCAGAGGTGCGGGACGCTCTGGAGGAATTGGTCGAAGCAGAGTTGGTCGAAAGCCCCGATAGTGCCACTGGTCACTACAGTTTCTGTCATGCGCTTGTGTGTGATGCGGCTTATGAAAGTCTGCTCAAGTCCCAACGCAAAACGATACACGCGAGCCTCGCCCGGGTGCTGCAGGAAAACGGGGCTGCCCCAGAAACTCTCGCCCGCCATCACGAAGCGGCAGGCCAGGCCGCGATGGCGGCGCAGTCCCTGCTGGCCGCGGGGCGCAGCGCACTGCGTATCAGTGCGGCGGCGGAAGCGATCGACCGGTTTCGCAAAGGGCTTGATCTGTTGGCCGGAGAGCCGTCGACCAATGACACCAAGCTGCTGCAGATGCGCCTGTGGGGCCTGTTGGGTACCGGTTATATGCTGAGCAGAAGCTGGGGCGCACCTGAGGTGGATCAGGCGTTTTCAGAAGCCCTGAAGCTGGTCGATCAGACTGACAATGCGAGTGAACGGATTTGGGTGCTCTGGGGCGCGTGGGTCTATGAACAGGTCCGCGGGCAGATCGGCACATGCCAAAGCAAGGCGCGGCGCGCGATGGAAATTGCCCTTGAAGGGCAAGATGATGACGCGATGCTGGTGGCCCACGTCATGGCTGTTCAGGCCGCCTTCTACGAAGGCCGTTGGCGCGATGCGATTGACCACGGGGCCCAGATCGAAGCGCTTTATGACCCCAAACGCCATGCCGCTTTGCGTGATACATATTCGCTGGACCTGCTGGTCGTGTGGTACGTGCACGGCAGTCAGGCCCATTGGATGTTGGGCGATCTTGCCCGCGCAAACGCGCTGCGCGAGAAGGCACGCAAATTTTCCGTAGAAATCGATCACACGTACTCGCGCGTCTGGGTGACGGTCTGGGCCGCCAACCTTGATCTGTTGAACGGGGAGGTTGGCGAAGTCCTGACCCATGTCCCCAAAGCGGTTGAGCTGAGCGATACTCAGGGGTTCGAATACATCACACGGCTGGGACAGCTTCTGCTGTCGGCTGCCGATGGGGATGGTGCGCGCGCGCAACAAGCGCTTGACCGCTCGATTCACGGGTTCAAGGAAACGGGCGCGGGAATTACCATTCCCTACTTTTTGACCCTCAAGGCGCAGGCCTTGCTGGCGGCGAAACAGCCAGACGCGGCCTATACGACCTGCAAAGAGGCGCTTGCGCTGATCGACCGTCACGGCGAAGCTTGGGTGGCGCCGCTCGCGTTTCGCATACTGGGCGACATTCTGCGGGACCCGTCCATCGGTGACATCGCGGAATCCGCCAATGCCTACAGCAAAGCGGCCGACGTCGCGCGGGCCAGCGGTGCAATTATCTGGCAGGTGCAAGCGGAATTGGGTAGGCTTGCTCTGGACCAACAGCCGCATGACCGCAAAATCGGGCAAGCGCATTTGGATGACTACCGTGATTTGCTCGAAGGGCTCAATTTGGTGGGCCCAAGTACGACGATCAAATCACTCATTACCGAGTTGCAGCGTTTTTAAACCACATTTGATTAAGAAACCTGTCGCAGGCATCGCATTTGATGCCGCGCAGATTTGCACTTGAGGAGAATTCTATGACCTTTGATGCCATTATTGTGGGCGGTCGGTGCGCAGGCGCTTCTTTGGCCATGCTTTTGGGGCGTAGGGGGCTGAAAGTACTCCTGCTCGACGCGGCAGAACTTCCGAGCGACAAGACAACGTCGACCCATTTTATCTGGCAATCGGGAACGGGCTGTCTGAAGCGATGGGGGCTGATTAAAAAGCTCGAGGCCACCAATTGTGCGCCCCACCAAAGTTATCTGCTGGATCTTGGAGGGCTGGAATTGCGCGGCGCTGTGCGCGCCAACGAAGACGGGATGTCGCAGAGCTATGCCCCACGCAGACATGTGATTGACCGGCTTTTGCTGGAAGAAGCACGGGCCGCAGGCGTCGAAATACAGGACGGTTGCAAGGTACTGGATATGTTGCGCGACGGTGATCGCGTCGCCGGTGTTTCATACCGCGACAGGCAAGGCGGTGTTGCCGAAGCGCGCGCACATATCGTGGTGGGCGCGGACGGGATCAATTCCACCATCGCGGAACTGGTCGGCGCCGAAACCTACAATTACCGTACCAAGAGCCAACAGATTTTCTTTTCCTACTTCAAGGGGGTCGACATCGAGGATGTCGAGTTCTACTCGCGTCCGGGCCGCATGGGATTTGCTTGGGAAACCAATGATTGGGAAGTTGTCGCCGGATTTTGCTGTCGCGGCGAAGACGCCAAGGCGATGGCCGATGACGTCGCCGCGAATTACTGGCGCGAACTGGCCACCATGTCGCCGAGCTTCCACCAACGCCTGAAATCCGCAGAGCAGACGGCGCCGGTCCGAATGGGGGGGACACCTTCGCTGATGCGCACGGCGGGAGGCAAAGGATGGGCGCTGGTCGGTGATGCGGGGCTGAACATGGATCCCGTCTCGGCGGCGGGCATTTCGAACGCCTTTATACAGGCCGAAATGCTGGCCGATGCGATCAGCACAGGATTGGATCAAGACGCGCTGGATCAGGAGATCACGTCGTTCGCGCAAGCGCGGGACGAAAAGTTCGGACCCTATTTCGAGTTCACGGCCGACCTTGCCCAGCTCAACCCGGACGTTCCGGATGAGGTGATGCAATTGTTCATGGCTCTTCCCGGGCAACAGGCCGATATCGATGCCTATTTCGGCGTGTTTGCCCAGACGGTGCCGGTGACCGAATTCTTTGATCCCGCGAACCTCCAGCGGATCATAGCCGGGTCTGCGGTGCCTTCCCAGACGGCCTAACGGTCGCGCTCAAGGGGTATGGTTGGTGGGCCGCTTAGCTGCCGGACGGCGGCGGAGGGGCTGCCATCATAGATTCCGTAAGCTGGATGATTACGTCTTCGGGACCACGGAAATAGACGGTCTGCGATTCAAACCCCTGCGCGGTCACCACATCGCTCAGAAAGGTGTAGCCGCCGGATTTCAGTTGCGACACCTTCGCAGAGATGTCCTCGACCAGAAAACCGAAGTGTCTCAATCCCTTGCGGTTCAGCTCTGCCACGCCCGGATTGGCGATTGGTCCGGGGTTGAGGAACTTCAGGATTGCGATGCGCGTGGCCGTGCCCTGACAAACTGCGGGCAGATAGTGGACCTTGCAGTTTTTCATCTGTGCCAATTCGTCTGCCCAAGCACCTTCAATCGTGCGGCGTTCCCCGATCTCGCAATCGAAATAAGTGCGCAGGAAATCGGCGACACCATCCTGATCATCGGCGACCCAAGCGATATGGTTCATCATTGGCTGCATTCTATTCTTCCTCTTATGTGTCCGGCGGTGGATCGTTCAGTCCTGATTTTCCCAGCTCGGCGGCAGCAGCCCCAAATGATGCTGGAGCATGTCTTCGGCGGTGGCCAGCGCCCCTTCTGCCCAGCCTTGATCGTGTGAATACGCCTCGCCGCAGATATAGACAGGGATGTCTTTGACTGGCTGTACGATGTTGCGGCTCACCTCATGGCTGCGCACGCCGACATGCCAGAAATTTGCACCACCGCCGTAGGGATCATCGCCCCAGTCCTTGTACGAAGCGGCGTAGGGCGCGGGGATGTCAGCCTCGGTTGATACGCCGTGCATCTGCATAATTTGCCGGTGGACTTCCTCCACCATCCGTTTTGGCGCGGGAAAATCGCTCCATGCGGGCAGGCCACCGCCCGGGGGCTGGCCCCCTTGGCCTTTAAAGACTTCTTCCTGACTGCGCAGACCTGCCCAATAGGACAGCGCAAGGCCATCGTCGTAGATCAGGACAACGGCATTGCCGGTGTCTTCGTCGGTGTCCCAGTAATAGAGCTGCCGCACTGGCAGGTCGGTCACAGACTCGCCCTTCGTGATCTTTTTCATCACCGGCTGGCCATTGCCATCCGGGACTGCAACAGGCGGCAGGTCCTCCCACCACGCATAGCTGTAGCACAGGGCAAGTTTGAACAGCGGGATGGGGGTGACGGATTCCATCAACGCGCGCACGCTGCGGTTTTCCGGGTCCATCACCGCGCCGGTGGGAGCCAGGATTTCCAGCGCCCGCCGTGGCATGGCCAGCACGAGATTGCGCGCCTTGCGGGTTGTGATGCTTCCCCCGCTTTCCACTTTGAATTCAACGCCGGTGGTACCGTCCTGCATCTTGGTCGTGTCAAAACTGATAAGCCGGTGGTCCGTGCTGATCGTGCCGCCCGCCTTTTCAAAATGCTCCGCGCATCTCAGCGGTACTTCCTGATACCCCTCGGCTAGCCGCGAGTAGGTGACGGATCTGCCAAAATCGCTGAGGTTCCAAGGCAGGCCGTCCGCGGCATTCCATGTATAGAGAATGCTGTCGTAGCCGCTTGAATCGACTGCAAAGCTATAGGCTTCGTGGCTTATCATGCGCTGCATGCAATAGCGCAGGGGAAGATCGCCCAATGCGTTGCCTTCGAACGCGTCATCCTTGGTGATATCGAGCCAATTGACCTTTGCCAGATCGACATCCTTGCCGGTCATCGCCCGCAGCAGACGTTCTGCGGCCAATGCCGTAAAGCCGCCCGACAGGGCCGTCTTGCTGCTTTCGTCTTCCAGCAAGTTGTAGGGCAGTTTCGACGCGTCGCTAAGATCTTGCATGCGCAGCCGTGTGTTGCGCAGATACGCTATGTTTTGCGGCTCGCTTACGGGAAAAGGGACCGGCGTAAGCCCGAAAAGACCGACCAGCCCGATGACGTGTTTATGCTCGGAAGTGTAGCGCATGCCGCCCACTTCGACCCGCGTATTTGGCACGCCGGGTGGCTGTAGCGACAACAAGCGCCCGCCGATCCTGTTCGATTGCTCGAAAACTTCCACCCGCAAGTCACCCGGGGGCAGGGGGGACGTGTCAGCGCGCGGGGAGCCCATCAGACGCATCGCGCTATAGACACCGCTCACGCCGGCGCCAACAATTGCGATATCCAGTTCAGTGTCTTGCACTTCGGTCATATCAGGTGTCCTTGCTTAAGCGTTGTGATGCACGAATGCCTTGGTCCGACTAGCTGCAGTCGGCCTGCACCAGCGGATGGGGCCAGCCATATTTCGGCATCGGTTTTGGGTCGATATGCAGGACG from Sulfitobacter sp. S190 includes the following:
- a CDS encoding adenylate/guanylate cyclase domain-containing protein translates to MSIDVWLRSLGLGHHTKAFHDNAIDVDILGDLTERDLGDLGIPLGDRKRIMRAIGTPPATQPPEQAERRHLTVMFVDLVGSTRIASEVDPEEVRDLIRAFQNAVAGEVLRFEGYVAKFMGDGVLCYFGFPSAGEDDAERAVRAGRAIVKATSQIGTASGAPALVRIGIATGVVVVGEMVGDAEARERDVVGQTPNLAARLQSIAEPGQIVVADETRQLVQHVFELGEVALPDLKGIAPGLRAFEVVGNIEAKAPFGDNVTARKAPIFGRDDELGHLRRQWDAAGQGDAKALLLTGEPGIGKSRLVHALYDHVGETGHARVALFCSPHHRQTALYPIISRIEKDAGLTPELPDTLAFEKLKALLPGTFEKSANNGRIFANLLGRDFDAHLGPLEIAPQQMRKRTIELLSDYLMRRARDAPGLVVVDDIQWIDETTFEVLKACISSPASHKMLFLFSGRSGVRPVIFDDLISEHIALARLDGGCARDIICTLARGKSVPEQLIEEILRKTDGVPLFVQELTKMILDSDAVLESDSAFRLTAPIGSLSIPSSLHDSLMARLDRLKHAKKTAQIAACIGRVFDFDTLSDLAPLERSEVRDALEELVEAELVESPDSATGHYSFCHALVCDAAYESLLKSQRKTIHASLARVLQENGAAPETLARHHEAAGQAAMAAQSLLAAGRSALRISAAAEAIDRFRKGLDLLAGEPSTNDTKLLQMRLWGLLGTGYMLSRSWGAPEVDQAFSEALKLVDQTDNASERIWVLWGAWVYEQVRGQIGTCQSKARRAMEIALEGQDDDAMLVAHVMAVQAAFYEGRWRDAIDHGAQIEALYDPKRHAALRDTYSLDLLVVWYVHGSQAHWMLGDLARANALREKARKFSVEIDHTYSRVWVTVWAANLDLLNGEVGEVLTHVPKAVELSDTQGFEYITRLGQLLLSAADGDGARAQQALDRSIHGFKETGAGITIPYFLTLKAQALLAAKQPDAAYTTCKEALALIDRHGEAWVAPLAFRILGDILRDPSIGDIAESANAYSKAADVARASGAIIWQVQAELGRLALDQQPHDRKIGQAHLDDYRDLLEGLNLVGPSTTIKSLITELQRF
- a CDS encoding NAD(P)/FAD-dependent oxidoreductase, translated to MTFDAIIVGGRCAGASLAMLLGRRGLKVLLLDAAELPSDKTTSTHFIWQSGTGCLKRWGLIKKLEATNCAPHQSYLLDLGGLELRGAVRANEDGMSQSYAPRRHVIDRLLLEEARAAGVEIQDGCKVLDMLRDGDRVAGVSYRDRQGGVAEARAHIVVGADGINSTIAELVGAETYNYRTKSQQIFFSYFKGVDIEDVEFYSRPGRMGFAWETNDWEVVAGFCCRGEDAKAMADDVAANYWRELATMSPSFHQRLKSAEQTAPVRMGGTPSLMRTAGGKGWALVGDAGLNMDPVSAAGISNAFIQAEMLADAISTGLDQDALDQEITSFAQARDEKFGPYFEFTADLAQLNPDVPDEVMQLFMALPGQQADIDAYFGVFAQTVPVTEFFDPANLQRIIAGSAVPSQTA
- a CDS encoding VOC family protein, with the protein product MQPMMNHIAWVADDQDGVADFLRTYFDCEIGERRTIEGAWADELAQMKNCKVHYLPAVCQGTATRIAILKFLNPGPIANPGVAELNRKGLRHFGFLVEDISAKVSQLKSGGYTFLSDVVTAQGFESQTVYFRGPEDVIIQLTESMMAAPPPPSGS
- a CDS encoding FAD-dependent oxidoreductase encodes the protein MTEVQDTELDIAIVGAGVSGVYSAMRLMGSPRADTSPLPPGDLRVEVFEQSNRIGGRLLSLQPPGVPNTRVEVGGMRYTSEHKHVIGLVGLFGLTPVPFPVSEPQNIAYLRNTRLRMQDLSDASKLPYNLLEDESSKTALSGGFTALAAERLLRAMTGKDVDLAKVNWLDITKDDAFEGNALGDLPLRYCMQRMISHEAYSFAVDSSGYDSILYTWNAADGLPWNLSDFGRSVTYSRLAEGYQEVPLRCAEHFEKAGGTISTDHRLISFDTTKMQDGTTGVEFKVESGGSITTRKARNLVLAMPRRALEILAPTGAVMDPENRSVRALMESVTPIPLFKLALCYSYAWWEDLPPVAVPDGNGQPVMKKITKGESVTDLPVRQLYYWDTDEDTGNAVVLIYDDGLALSYWAGLRSQEEVFKGQGGQPPGGGLPAWSDFPAPKRMVEEVHRQIMQMHGVSTEADIPAPYAASYKDWGDDPYGGGANFWHVGVRSHEVSRNIVQPVKDIPVYICGEAYSHDQGWAEGALATAEDMLQHHLGLLPPSWENQD